A window from Zingiber officinale cultivar Zhangliang chromosome 7A, Zo_v1.1, whole genome shotgun sequence encodes these proteins:
- the LOC122000276 gene encoding heavy metal-associated isoprenylated plant protein 16-like encodes MAKQKVVLKVAMKDAKRCSKALKTAVGLPGVLSVPLDKDCLIVVGDGVDSVALTTILRRKMGTADLVSIGSAEEKKEQKPAEAKKEEKPATVAEFNTMTWQPMPASYYIMYPAAPQPYYHFQHAYQTCPVNDCLRDLS; translated from the coding sequence ATGGCTAAGCAGAAGGTGGTGTTGAAGGTGGCCATGAAAGACGCCAAGAGGTGCTCCAAAGCTCTCAAGACCGCCGTCGGCTTGCCCGGCGTGCTCTCTGTGCCTCTGGACAAAGACTGCCTCATCGTGGTTGGCGATGGTGTTGACTCGGTCGCGCTGACCACCATCCTCAGGAGGAAGATGGGTACTGCCGACCTCGTCAGCATCGGATCAGCCGAAGAAAAGAAAGAGCAGAAACCTGCggaagcaaagaaagaggagAAACCAGCGACTGTGGCCGAGTTCAATACGATGACTTGGCAGCCGATGCCGGCGAGCTACTACATCATGTATCCTGCAGCCCCACAACCGTATTATCACTTCCAGCACGCTTACCAAACCTGCCCAGTTAACGATTGTCTCAGAGATCTTAGCTAG
- the LOC122001818 gene encoding interactor of constitutive active ROPs 4-like, with product MGSRGSEGPDRPSPRVPLYLRSTACSEANSVRHRPAAAAAAAGRSVKVSSLGGSQERKRGTRVVELETKLSKSQAELKKLKERLAEAEAAKVEAEQALAKAKKRTPLAAAVAVDAKAEEETPAQAPDYRLEDVRQNVNEEETVTSPATMDVFEIVVLAEPVPPEDEVDDEQRKEEKVTEKQQEEETKAMIEKLERHEDNETAAAAAAAVAEEEEEEKEVVILKAKLLEKEREVAVLLEENKIFNIKAEEEAKQLAESAQAKQEHLAAQLNSIEKKLKDSKTKEQQLSSQLEAAEGSKATLEMDLKRMKVQIEQWRKAAEAAAEVLASAGNDASEEMSDRILAERCSSMDKYLEADYRNWESPSIDEDIDEDGSGGGWGRRKGAGVRMFGNLWKKNQHK from the exons ATGGGAAGCAGAGGGTCGGAGGGACCTGACCGGCCGTCGCCGCGCGTGCCGCTGTACCTGCGGAGCACGGCCTGCTCTGAGGCTAACAGCGTGCGTCACCGCCCGGCtgcggccgccgccgccgccggccgCAGTGTCAAGGTGTCGTCCCTTGGCGGCTCGCAGGAG AGGAAGCGGGGCACGAGGGTGGTGGAGCTCGAGACGAAGCTGAGCAAGTCCCAGGCGGAGCTGAAGAAGCTAAAAGAGCGTCTGGCCGAGGCGGAGGCCGCCAAGGTCGAGGCTGAGCAAGCTCTCGCAAAGGCGAAGAAGCGGACCCCACTCGCTGCCGCCGTCGCCGTGGACGCGAAGGCGGAGGAGGAAACGCCTGCTCAGGCTCCGGATTATCGACTGGAAGATGTTCGACAAAATGTCAACGAGGAGGAGACCGTCACTTCCCCGGCGACTATGGACGTGTTCGAAATAGTAGTGCTGGCCGAGCCCGTCCCGCCGGAGGATGAAGTCGACGACGAGCAGAGGAAAGAGGAAAAGGTGACGGAGAAGCAGCAAGAGGAGGAGACAAAGGCAATGATTGAGAAATTAGAGAGACATGAAGACAATGagactgctgctgctgctgctgctgctgttgcagaggaagaggaagaagagaaggaagtagTCATTCTAAAAGCCAAGCTTttggagaaggagagggaagtgGCAGTTCTACTCGAAGAAAACAAGATCTTCAATATCAAAGCAGAGGAGGAAGCCAAGCAACTTGCAGAATCTGCTCAGGCCAAGCAAGAACACCTCGCGGCACAGCTGAATTCGATAGAGAAGAAACTCAAAGACAGCAAAACCAAAGAGCAGCAATTGAGCTCGCAGCTGGAGGCGGCAGAAGGCAGCAAGGCGACATTGGAGATGGACTTGAAGCGGATGAAGGTGCAAATCGAGCAATGGCGGAAGGCCGCAGAGGCGGCCGCGGAGGTACTAGCCTCCGCCGGAAACGATGCAAGTGAGGAGATGAGTGACAGAATCTTAGCTGAGCGTTGCAGCTCAATGGACAAATACCTTGAGGCCGATTACAGAAACTGGGAATCGCCATCGATCGACGAAGATATAGACGAGGATGGCAGCGGCGGCGGATGGGGAAGGAGGAAGGGTGCCGGTGTGCGGATGTTCGGAAACCTTTGGAAGAAGAACCAGCATAAATGA
- the LOC121999537 gene encoding uncharacterized protein LOC121999537 — protein sequence MKGGIKCFLSCLLPCGSLDVVRVVHPSGRVDEIAAAVTAADVMLAHPNHAVRHHPPCELLPPHARLQRGRIYFLVPVVAAPHKAAPPRPRAKAPMKKKGAGDWDRENADAERGALEKGLPAQLSRDRWRPGGRRVGAWRPHLESIVEISTSELKN from the coding sequence ATGAAGGGAGGGATCAAGTGTTTCCTGTCGTGTCTCCTCCCCTGCGGTAGCCTCGACGTCGTCCGCGTCGTCCACCCCAGCGGCCGCGTCGATGAGATCGCGGCCGCGGTCACCGCCGCCGACGTCATGCTCGCGCACCCCAACCACGCCGTCCGCCACCACCCGCCCTGCGAGCTCCTCCCGCCGCACGCGCGCCTGCAGCGAGGCCGGATCTACTTCCTCGTCCCCGTCGTCGCCGCCCCCCACAAGGCCGCGCCGCCGCGGCCTCGCGCCAAGGCGCCGATGAAGAAGAAAGGGGCGGGCGATTGGGACCGGGAGAATGCAGACGCTGAGAGGGGCGCGCTGGAGAAGGGGTTGCCGGCGCAGTTGAGCAGGGATCGCTGGAGGCCAGGTGGCCGGAGGGTCGGCGCGTGGCGGCCGCATTTGGAAAGCATCGTCGAGATCTCCACGAGCGAATTAAAAAATTAG